From a single Callithrix jacchus isolate 240 chromosome 5, calJac240_pri, whole genome shotgun sequence genomic region:
- the RFXAP gene encoding regulatory factor X-associated protein, producing the protein MQPCAGQDEAAAPGGSVGSGKPVRYLCEGAGDGEEEAGEDETDLLDTSDPPGGGESAASLEDLEDEETQSGGEGSSGGSRRRGSGGGSMSKTCTYEGCSETTSQVAKQRKPWMCKKHRNKMYKDKYKKKKSDQALNCSGTASTGSAGNVKLEESADNILSIVKQRTGSFGDRPARPTLLEQVLNQKRLSLLRSPEVVQFLQKQQQLLNQQVLEQRQQQFPGASI; encoded by the exons ATGCAGCCCTGTGCTGGGCAGGACGAGGCCGCGGCTCCCGGGGGCAGCGTCGGGTCGGGCAAGCCCGTTAGGTACCTGTGCGAAGGGGCCGGGGATGgcgaggaggaggctggggaggacgAGACGGACCTGCTGGACACCTCGGACCCTCCTGGGGGAGGCGAGAGCGCAGCTAGTTTGGAGGATCTGGAGGACGAAGAGACCCAGTCGGGGGGCGAGGGCAGCAGCGGGGGCTCCCGGAGGCGGGGCAGCGGCGGGGGCAGCATGAGCAAGACCTGCACTTACGAAGGCTGCAGCGAGACCACAAGCCAGGTGGCCAAGCAGCGCAAGCCGTGGATGTGCAAGAAACACCGCAACAAGATGTACAAGGACAAgtataaaaagaagaagagcGACCAGGCCCTGAACTGCAGTGGGACCGCTTCGACTGGCAGCGCGGGAAACGTCAAACTCGAG GAAAGTGCAGATAACATACTCTCCATTGTTAAACAAAGAACAGGATCTTTTGGGGATCGTCCTGCAAGACCTACTCTTTTAGAACAAGTGTTAAATCAAAAAAGACTG tcGTTGCTAAGAAGTCCAGAAGTAGTGCAGTTTTTACAGAAACAGCAACAACTATTAAATCAGCAAGTTTTGGAGCAAAGACAACAGCAGTTTCCAGGAGCATCAATATGA